The Nothobranchius furzeri strain GRZ-AD chromosome 6, NfurGRZ-RIMD1, whole genome shotgun sequence genome includes a region encoding these proteins:
- the stbd1 gene encoding uncharacterized protein stbd1: MDKRTDLASLFCMVGRHGPAVAVAVIAVVSVVAGLIIYRTVRGKRRKAAAGAVDRSSRRHASLSDPEPEPSLEASRSRQKSTELDEDDQLDVEEVKVTRSPYNLRNRRVAAKKPSISPQRELEPEKKVDTSPMLDFSSVAETCVTEETTKDAEDQICFKHVVECDNKKVSRSQEVEVATKDVENKCCKNSSLGQSDDDAQEHRSTPETINIESSLKELIKSLDDMPTSCKDSLAYDQKFYHEKGSELLKTVPGLNLSVDSETTQEQVQSAAQTDLPSTPLQTEKEDEDAVVSKLTESVGLSGLKCNGEGLKSSSEMDSDVVVLEKSEDSVSSSYRGLETAVNEPPSSSAPLTSADMVNPDMSSFQRKESDQTDMSEDLSEVSSAAVPDMDEGIKAQSCHIHLLSCDQSELTWSSSAVGEESGISSMTVSPDLPEVDTEDDCLVLSVADPYPDSEEHIEAQGTFSDAQSVDHDSLVKTVTSSSLDLSQQASTEVKENVSITNEFMFSQETKEVDQFAIQISTGYANLTELGETEVKLAVESEGDKTTEISIMEATMDNNEWITDGNVQVLPWMGLYTASVHYSKQPDKVSSEPPSLVPSNSPCRNTDSVPSIEVTQTNTLLDGNDKDIVAVQPMPQNVNVTFRIHYLTHSPYQKVAIMGNMQELGNWKEFILLEKANDGHWSTVVSLPTESHVEWKFVVVDKDEVCRWEECGNRLLDTGYDDLLVHKWWGFM, from the exons ATGGATAAACGCACGGATCTGGCGTCGCTCTTCTGTATGGTCGGTCGGCACGGTCCCGCTGTGGCCGTGGCAGTCATAGCGGTGGTGTCCGTGGTGGCTGGGCTCATCATCTACCGGACCGTCAGGGGGAAGCGGAGGAAGGCCGCGGCTGGAGCTGTGGACCGCAGCAGCAGGAGGCACGCGTCGCTGTCCGATCCGGAACCAGAACCGAGCCTGGAGGCATCACGCAGCCGTCAGAAGTCAACAG AGCTAGACGAGGACGACCAGTTGGATGTTGAGGAGGTTAAAGTGACTCGGAGTCCTTACAATCTCCGGAATCGCCGCGTTGCTGCCAAAAAACCATCTATTAGTCCTCAAAGAGAACTGGAACCAGAGAAGAAAGTCGACACTTCACCAATGTTGGACTTTTCCAGTGTTGCTGAGACATGTGTAACAGAAGAAACCACAAAGGATGCAGAGGATCAAATCTGCTTCAAACATGTTGTGGAATGTGATAACAAGAAG GTGTCGAGATCACAGGAAGTTGAAGTGGCCACAAAGGATGTAGAGAATAAATGCTGTAAAAATAGTTCACTGGGCCAAAGTGACGATGATGCCCAAGAACATCGGTCAACACCAGAAACCATCAACATAGAGTCTTCCTTGAAGGAGCTCATCAAATCCCTGGATGACATGCCCACTTCTTGCAAAGATAGTCTTGCCTATGATCAAAAGTTTTATCATGAGAAAGGGTCTGAattgctcaaaactgttcctggtCTGAATCTGTCAGTTGATTCAGAAACTACCCAAGAGCAAGTCCAATCTGCTGCACAAACTGACTTGCCATCAACTCCTCTACAAACGGAAAAGGAAGATGAAGATGCAGTAGTCTCAAAGTTAACTGAAAGTGTGGGTCTAAGTGGTCTTAAATGTAATGGTGAAGGTCTTAAGAGCAGCAGTGAAATGGACTCTGATGTGGTGGTTCTTGAAAAAAGCGAGGATTCTGTGTCCTCATCCTACAGAGGTCTTGAAACAGCTGTTAATGAACCACCTAGTTCTTCTGCCCCTCTGACATCTGCAGACATGGTTAATCCTGACATGTCTTCCTTCCAAAGGAAAGAAAGTGACCAGACTGACATGAGCGAAGACCTTTCAGAAGTTTCTTCTGCTGCTGTCCCAGACATGGATGAGGGCATAAAGGCACAGAGCTGCCATATTCATCTGCTGTCTTGTGATCAAAGTGAGCTCACATGGTCATCGTCTGCTGTTGGTGAAGAAAGTGGGATTTCAAGTATGACCGTTAGTCCTGACTTGCCTGAAGTAGACACGGAGGATGACTGTTTAGTGCTCTCTGTAGCCGATCCTTATCCAGATTCAGAAGAGCACATTGAGGCTCAAGGCACGTTCTCTGATGCTCAATCTGTCGATCATGATAGTTTGGTAAAAACTGTGACATCTTCCTCGTTGGATCTTTCTCAGCAAGCAAGCACAGAAGTTAAGGAGAATGTTTCCATAACAAATGAGTTCATGTTTTCTCAGGAGACCAAGGAAGTGGACCAGTTCGCGATTCAGATCTCAACTGGTTATGCCAACTTGACTGAACTTGGTGAGACTGAGGTAAAACTAGCAGTGGAAAGTGAAGGGGACAAAACAACTGAAATTAGCATAATGGAGGCAACTATGGACAACAATGAGTGGATCACAGATGGAAATGTTCAAGTCCTGCCTTGGATGGGCCTTTATACTGCATCTGTTCACTATAGCAAGCAACCTGACAAAGTTTCTTCAGAACCTCCAAGCTTGGTTCCCAGTAATTCTCCTTGTAGAAACACGGACTCTGTGCCATCTATCGAAGTGACCCAGACCAACACTCTGCTTGATGGAAATGACAAAGATATTGTGGCAGTCCAGCCaatgccccaaaatgtcaacgtgACCTTTCGCATTCACTATCTTACCCACTCTCCATACCAGAAGGTGGCCATTATGGGTAACATGCAGGAGCTGGGAAACTGGAAGGAATTTATACTCTTGGAAAAAGCAAATGATGGGCACTGGTCCACTGTGGTTAGCCTGCCTACAGAGAGCCATGTAGAGTGGAAGTTCGTGGTGGTGGACAAGGATGAAGTGTGTCGCTGGGAGGAGTGTGGCAATCGCCTCCTGGATACAGGCTATGATGATCTGCTGGTGCACAAATGGTGGGGATTCATGTAA
- the LOC107396827 gene encoding heat shock protein 30: MMSSHAERSALRPMMDFWPVRSLWPEVRPLFYPQDVLQRTLQELHSSLELMDRFQHQILEDTDPFRSTLVHKPVSYQLDKEGQDFGLTLDTQGFSPEELSVKQVGRKLRVRGRTEKKQEDGKGSYSYRLQEFRQEFDLPEGVNHETVSCSLSPDGKLHIQAAKVPSVEQAERELPIKRSSEEETQQSVCSQAEDSRPETSSRS; the protein is encoded by the coding sequence ATGATGTCTTCTCATGCAGAGAGATCTGCTCTCAGACCGATGATGGACTTCTGGCCTGTTCGCAGTCTGTGGCCAGAGGTCAGACCTTTGTTCTACCCGCAAGATGTCCTCCAGAGAACCCTACAGGAGCTGCACAGCAGCCTGGAGCTGATGGACAGATTTCAACACCAGATCCTGGAGGACACAGATCCTTTCAGGAGCACACTGGTCCACAAACCAGTCTCCTACCAGCTGGACAAAGAGGGACAAGACTTTGGCCTGACACTGGACACTCAAGGCTTTTCTCCAGAGGAGCTTTCAGTCAAGCAGGTGGGCAGGAAGCTGAGAGTCCGTGGAAGGACAGAGAAGAAGCAAGAGGACGGGAAAGGCTCCTACTCTTACAGACTCCAGGAGTTCAGACAGGAGTTTGATCTGCCTGAAGGGGTGAACCATGAAACCGTCAGCTGTTCCCTTTCTCCAGATGGAAAGCTCCACATCCaggcagccaaagttccaagtgtTGAACAGGCTGAGAGAGAGCTGCCTATCAAGAGGAGCTCGGAGGAGGAAACACAGCAGAGTGTGTGTTCACAGGCAGAAGACAGCCGCCCAGAGACATCCAGCAGGTCCTAG